One Betaproteobacteria bacterium genomic window, GCACAGGAAGCCCTTTCCGGGTTGAACCAGCGCTACCTGAATCGGCTGTCCGACCTGCTGTTCGTCCTTGCCCGCGTCATCAACCGCGGCCTCGACGTGCCGGACGTGCTCTGGCAGCGCGGCAACCACCGCGGCGACGACGCGGCCTGACGCTCGGAAGGGGTTTTCCGCCTACTCGCGCTTCTCGTCGCCGCGCGCACGCGCCAGCCGCTCGCAGATCTGCACCACGCCCTGGGCGAGCCGGGGGGTTGCCCGCTCGACCAGCGTCGGATCGACGTTGTAGACGTGCCCTTCGCGAACGGCGCGCAGATTCACGGTCCTCGCCCACGCCGGCACCTCGACACGACCGGTCCCTGCAGTGAGAAGAACGTCCGGGTCGGCAGCCATCACGCTTTCCAGCGCCACTTCCGGGGAAAGCAGGCGAAGATCGGTGAACACGTTGCGACCGCCGCAGAGGCGGATCATCTCGTCGATGATGTGGGTTCCACCGATCGTGCGCAGCGGGCGGTCCCACACCTGATAGAACACCGTGACCTCACGCGCCCCGCTGTTTGCCGTTCGCAGCCCGGCAAGCTCGGCCTCGAAAGCCTGCGCGACCGGCTCCGCTGCTTTCCCAGTGCCCGCCGCCTGCCCCAGAAGCCGCACAATGCGCGGCACGTCGGAGAGCCGGCGCGGCTCGGTGACCAGCACGGGAATGCCCAGGCCTTCGAGGCGCTGTACGTCGGCCGGGCGATTGCCGCTGCCCCACGCCAGAACGAGGTCCGGCTTGGCGGCCAGCACCCCTTCCAGATCGATGCCGCCGGACGAGGCGACGATCGGGAGGCGCGCCGCCTCGGCCGGGTAGTCGCTGTACGCGGCAACACCGACGACGGCGGCACCGGCCCCGGCGGCGAAGGCCAGCTCGGTGAGACTCGGGGCGAGCGTCACGATGCGCTGGGCCGGTCGGGCAAGCCGCAGGCTCACCCCGCGATCGTCGATGATCTCGGTCGCCCGTGCCGTGGTGGCGACGAGCAGCCCGAGCAGCGCCAGGGCGACCCAGCCCGCTCTGGTGTTCCGCACGAGTTACGCCGCGCTGCCGCGCGGCAGGAGGTCGACCAGCTTCGCGCTGGTGCGGCGCAAGCGCTGCGAGAGCAGCGTGACGAGGTTGACGAGGATCTTCGCGCCCAGCCGCGGCGCCTCGTCGATGATCTGCAGCATGTCATCGCGGGTCAGCACGGCGATCGTCGTCGCTTCGATGGCCATGCACGTGGCGAACCGCGGCTCGCCGTCCAGCATCGACATCTCGCCCAGAGTCATGCCGGGGCCGACGGTGGCCATCAGACGGCTGCTGCCGTCCTCCGCCTGCTTGAGCACGTCGACCCGCCCGGACAGCACGAGCAGCATGTAGTCGCCGGTGCCGCCCTCGTGAATGACGGGCAGGCCGGGGGTTGCGCGCATGACGTGGAAGAAACCGGCAAGCGCACTGATCTCTTCGCAATCGAATCCCGCGAAAAACTGCGACGTGACTGCCTGATCGAAGAATCCATCGCTCACCGACGCGCCATCACCCAGGTACTCGAGACTGCCGAGCGCCCCCTGCGTCGGGATGCGGGGGTTCGTCATTTCCGCGCCGTCCCGGACTCCATGACTTCGAGCAACTTGGCACTGGCGTGACGCAGCCGCTGGTTGAGCAGCACCACCAGCGGCAGCAGGATCTTCGCCGCCAATCCGGGGCGCTGTTCCATGATCTGCAAGAAGCCCTTGCGATCAAGCATTGCGAAAGTGGTGTCTTCGGCCGCCACACAGGTGGCAAACCGCGGTTCGCCGTCGATCATCGACATCTCGCCGAGCGTTTTGCCGCTGCCGACCACGGCGACGAGCTTCGGATTGGAACCTTCGAACTGCTTGAAGACGTTCACCTGACCGCCCAGCACCACGACCATGAAGCTGCCCTCGTCGCCCTCGAAGATGAAAGGGGTTCCG contains:
- a CDS encoding ATP:cob(I)alamin adenosyltransferase; protein product: AQEALSGLNQRYLNRLSDLLFVLARVINRGLDVPDVLWQRGNHRGDDAA
- a CDS encoding cobalamin-binding protein — protein: MRNTRAGWVALALLGLLVATTARATEIIDDRGVSLRLARPAQRIVTLAPSLTELAFAAGAGAAVVGVAAYSDYPAEAARLPIVASSGGIDLEGVLAAKPDLVLAWGSGNRPADVQRLEGLGIPVLVTEPRRLSDVPRIVRLLGQAAGTGKAAEPVAQAFEAELAGLRTANSGAREVTVFYQVWDRPLRTIGGTHIIDEMIRLCGGRNVFTDLRLLSPEVALESVMAADPDVLLTAGTGRVEVPAWARTVNLRAVREGHVYNVDPTLVERATPRLAQGVVQICERLARARGDEKRE
- a CDS encoding cyclic nucleotide-binding domain-containing protein, which translates into the protein MTNPRIPTQGALGSLEYLGDGASVSDGFFDQAVTSQFFAGFDCEEISALAGFFHVMRATPGLPVIHEGGTGDYMLLVLSGRVDVLKQAEDGSSRLMATVGPGMTLGEMSMLDGEPRFATCMAIEATTIAVLTRDDMLQIIDEAPRLGAKILVNLVTLLSQRLRRTSAKLVDLLPRGSAA
- a CDS encoding cyclic nucleotide-binding domain-containing protein — protein: MGHRVGGRHIDGVDHLGSGQAFADKLSGGLRAVPVFKDLTSEEAKLLAGYLDVYRVKTGTPFIFEGDEGSFMVVVLGGQVNVFKQFEGSNPKLVAVVGSGKTLGEMSMIDGEPRFATCVAAEDTTFAMLDRKGFLQIMEQRPGLAAKILLPLVVLLNQRLRHASAKLLEVMESGTARK